The following DNA comes from Brassica oleracea var. oleracea cultivar TO1000 chromosome C5, BOL, whole genome shotgun sequence.
TCCTGTTAAATTTATGCTTTAGATGTCCAGTCACAAAAACAAAACAAAAATACAGTGCTTTTGGTGTTCCATAGAGAGGCAGAACAAGAATTTGATGAGGTCATCAGAGTTACCGTGATTGCAGAAGAAATAGTACTGATCACCAGTGGAACAAACTCTCTGACCTCTTCAATGGTTTTGCCCACAAAGAAAACGTAATTATAGTCATTTCCTCCAATTTCTCCCATGAGAATCAAAGCATTTTTGATCATTTCTCTGCAGTCTAAAATAAAGATTTAACAAAGTAAACTATTATTACAAGTTAGCTGGAATGGTTGCGTCTTGGAGGTTAACATAAACGAGTAGGATCTCTAAGCACAAACCAGATACACACCTGATGGGGAGCCACATAGCTTAGGCAAAGCATCCTTGAAGCTCTTAAGCTGAACTCCTAAACTGACGTTGGTGTAAGAAAAATGAATCCCTCTCTCTTCGAGAAAGGAACGTTCCAGTGCCGTTGCTCCCCCTACCGCGAAATTAACTCCCTTTTCAAAGTGTGCGTTTTGAGACCCATAAAAAGGAGGCACAAGCGGAAAACCCAAGAATTCAGCTGTAAACCGAACTGTGGAAAAGAGAACTATAAGTTAGGAAACCAATGTGTTAAACTAGTTGATGTTTTTTTGGTGAAATTAAACTAGTTGATGTTTTCAGGTTTTTATACATAAATTTACGATTCAAGTAAGAGCATGCAAATGAAGAAGTTATACATAACAGTGATGCATACAGAAACACTTAAATAGGGGAACCGTTACATCAGAAAATAAAAACAAGAAAAGAGCAGAAAATAATCATTAGTAATTTATGTATATTTTCTAGTATTTTAGACAACTTAAAAGTATCTTATATATTTTGGATGTTTTTAATATATATTAAATCTAAAAATAAGTAATATATTTAGGTATATAAATCTATTTCGGTTACATTCGAGTACCCGGGATATTTCGGTTCGGGTCGGGTCGGGTTCGGTTCTTTAGATACCAAAATTTTGAACCCGTTCGGATATTTAATCAATTTCGGTTCGGGTTCGATACTACTTTTTCGGATCGGGTTGGGTTCGGTTCTTCGGATCCGGGGTTTTTGCCCAGCCCTAATCACACTTGGTAATTTGTTGTGTATTTCAATAAGGGTGAAAACCAGAAACGATTACAAGTTCATGGTTCGGTTATGCTTGCTCTGTCCAGATAATATAGAAAGGCTCCGAGTTTTTCGGAAGATGTACACTCACACTCATACTGTAAAGACAAAAAAAAAGAGAGTTGAGACGTACCAATGAAATCGATGATGAGGCGGCCGTTTGAGAAACGGCCCGTGGGATGCTGAAAGAAGGTCTCTCCGTACGGAGGAAACGCCACGTGTGGGAGATGGTTAGGATCAGAGAGGCCGAGCAAGTTTCCGGTGTCGGCAATGGAATCACCGAAACTGATGATGGACTTGAATCGCCGACACTGCGTTTCCGAGTTTACAATAGTAGTGAGAAGTAGAGTAGATAAAAAGAAGATCATGAGCTTCTTCATCAACGGAGGACAACAGGGAGACGCCATGTGAGATGCTCGAAGCTTTGGTCTCCGGTCTCAGACGTCCCTTTCAATTTTAAATCCCTTCTCTTTCTATCTACTCATTTCCTCACTTTTGTCAGTTTGTGAGCTGAAAATGAACAAAAAGACAAATAAAGAAGGGTTTACTCCCTCCTGCCACGTAGGCGGACACCTAGATAACTCGATCGATCTCGCGGCGACACGTGGCATGTGCTTTCGAAACACGGCGTTTCATTAAACGCAACTGTGATGGGCTTTCTTCGTGTTTTGCGTGTTGGGCTCTGGGTAAGTTGTTCTCTGCCCAAAACGATAACATTCTCTCTCTTAACCTTAATTACTCGATCAAAGCTTCACGGATCGTCTCTTCATTTCTGCGACGGCGATGCATGACGAGGCTTTGTGTTTTCTCATGAAACCCAGGCTGATAACAAGTGACCTAACCCTCTCAACCCGCGTGTCTTCATCCCATTCTTTGTTGTCCGCCGTTCGAAAGCTGCAGTCTACATGACGAATCAACTCGATGGGTTTCGATTGCGTCGTTTGATTGTCACTACGATCAACATACATGATTTCTTCCTCCTATTGCAATGGGAAATCAAAAACGTACCTTGCTTTCAGACGGTGCATCTACATATATAAATAGGTGAGTCTTGCTTCTGAAGATTTCATCATTTTATTCATCACAATCATATTAACTCTTAAATCTTTTGCAGAACACAATAACAAACTCCTCTCGCTATGAGCTATCGCCTATGAGAGGAAGCCTGGATGAAAGACAATCGTCGGAAACGATATCGGCACAATAGGAGGAAAGCTGCGACAGAAGAAAGGAGGAGGAAGAGAAAGCCATTGATGGTGGTGAAGAGGATAGAGAGAAGAGATCATTAATGGAGAGTGGGACAAAGCTAAGGCCAGGATACATGGTGATAAACAATGGCATGATTCATTATCAATCAAAGGTAACTGCTTGGAGCTCTTGAGTATAAATTTGTTTCTTCTCTGCAAGTTTTCTTTCTAATCCTGAAGTAGAATCTTTTAATTAATATGTCCTTTGTTGTAGGGAAAAGAATGGTTGTATGCATAAAGATGTCACATACTTAAACTTTAAGTTTTAAACTTCATGTTTCAAAGTTATAAAAAATTCAAGATAAGTTTAAAAAATTCGTAATTTCGTCTGACTTGCGGAAACAGAAACAGTCGCCAGACTCGCCACCAACTTCGTTATGAACACAAATCACCGATCTATTTAACACATAAACCATAACACAATATTAGTAGATGATACGAATCAGTAGCTAATAGTGAAAACCCATAACACAAATCACGAAAAATCAAATCTTAAGAGATGATGAAATCAGAAGTTGGTGAAGAATCGAAAAAAAATTGAAGAAGAACGAAGACGAGGAAGAAGAATCGAACACGAAGAGGAAGAATCGAAGACGAGGACTCGAAGAGGAAAAATCGAAGACGATGATTCGAAGAGGAAGAATCAAACACGAAGAAAAAACACAAGAGTGAGACGGGAAGAAAAAAAAAGGTGATTTGTGTTTTCTCCCAATTTTTCAAACCCTAGACATTTAAGTTTATTGGGCCGCCCATTGTCCAAGTGGTTAAGCCCAATATTGTCCATGAATATAATTGGGTTCACCCATCTGGACAAATTTTAATTATGGTTTAATCTGGGTCTGTCCATTTTGGACCATATCGATTTGGACACGGGCCACCCATTTATAGCCCGCCCATTTGACATCTCTATATGCATATGACTAATATTCTCTCAGTTCTTCATTTCAGATAATGTAAGGATCCTGATACCATGAACTGGTTTCGGTTTCATCAGGCTCCTTTACATATCTCATGCTGCTATTGAGGTAATTCTGTTTATTTTTAGCTTCTTTCGTGGTTATCACTTTTATAAACCTGGATATCAGAAAGATTCCCAAACTCCCAATATGTTTCACATAAATATCTTCTCTATCAACTCATTCTATGAAT
Coding sequences within:
- the LOC106343864 gene encoding GDSL esterase/lipase At1g28580-like — translated: MASPCCPPLMKKLMIFFLSTLLLTTIVNSETQCRRFKSIISFGDSIADTGNLLGLSDPNHLPHVAFPPYGETFFQHPTGRFSNGRLIIDFIVRFTAEFLGFPLVPPFYGSQNAHFEKGVNFAVGGATALERSFLEERGIHFSYTNVSLGVQLKSFKDALPKLCGSPSDCREMIKNALILMGEIGGNDYNYVFFVGKTIEEVREFVPLVISTISSAITELIGMGGRTFLVPGEFPIGCSVTYLTLYQTSNKEEYDPSGCLKWLNKFAKYHSDQLQAELNKLRELYPHVNIIYADYYNALLRLFQEPGNFGFIDRPLHACCGFGGPYNFTFGRKCGFKGVESCSDPSKYICWDGVHMTEATYRLMAEGILKGPYAIPPFDWSCLSSKIKNNGSSDTKYSLMYH